The following are encoded together in the Bos javanicus breed banteng chromosome X, ARS-OSU_banteng_1.0, whole genome shotgun sequence genome:
- the LOC133242702 gene encoding basic salivary proline-rich protein 2-like: MAPAPGRQLWPPAAAQLKYSGSRSQSRGCGRQGRKVALPPSAWSPSAHHGGEGNGRCGERARPLRTHTLPCRASGTRHRSRSRRRPLSDPPSRAVAEFSLQTPPSRWRLPLPATPSTVPSSKRRGAAILSPVPPPPRRYLHSENRPGRPAAFTSRLQPSPPCQASPPRDAPGRPRHRPGAPRPSPGPPGNPPPTPARLRSAPPPPLKAAGLLPGPNCGLLGACSAPRATPPGLARKGATRAADQAGTRPLRAG; this comes from the coding sequence ATGGCACCGGCACCCGGGCGCCAGCTATGGCCGCCTGCGGCAGCTCAGTTAAAATACAGCGGAAGCAGGAGCCAGTCACGGGGCTGCGGGAGGCAGGGCAGGAAGGTGGCGCTGCCGCCGAGCGCCTGGAGCCCGAGCGCCCATCATGGCGGCGAGGGCAATGGCCGCTGTGGGGAGCGAGCACGCCCCCTCCGCACGCACACGCTGCCGTGCCGGGCCTCCGGGACCCGTCACCGgagccgcagccgccgccgcccgctCTCCGACCCCCCCTCACGGGCTGTAGCGGAATTTTCTCTTCAGACGCCGCCTTCAAGATGGCGGCTCCCCCTCCCGGCAACCCCCTCAACCGTCCCCAGTAGCAAGCGCCGAGGTGCCGCCATCTTGTCCCCCGTCCCTCCCCCCCCCCGTCGATATTTACATAGCGAAAATCGGCCCGGCCGGCCTGCGGCCTTCACCTCACGCCTGCAGCCTTCGCCTCCTTGCCAGGCCTCACCCCCGCGCGATGCCCCAGGCCGGCCGCGACACCGACCCGGGGCCCCTCGGCCATCTCCAGGGCCACCGGGCAACCCTCCCCCAACGCCCGCCCGTTTGCGGAGCGCGCCTCCGCCGCCGCTCAAGGCAGCCGGGCTCCTCCCCGGGCCTAACTGCGGCCTCCTTGGGGCCTGCTCGGCGCCGCGCGCCACACCGCCCGGCCTAGCGCGGAAGGGCGCCACGCGGGCCGCCGACCAGGCCGGGACCAGGCCCCTGCGCGCAGGCTAG
- the LOC133242703 gene encoding uncharacterized protein LOC133242703, with translation MDPRVSTEHKQPVSFCGETRRGTLSSFGAAELGHCEPRAASASGGSLPAPKRNERAEAAGGQRDPDKMIQIFLQLRKTFSKLSSYALVGTASPWVLGLTLCSSYLYLCPPLPDEFLEARTWSAVLISIAIDFFLVLPPTPQATEGPGGRTPCLQKASSFMLGGCGEGFSCFPGQGCCLSSSSTSSAYSYCFEKKWYYMVHRKVRKETTSICNACPSPKIL, from the exons ATGGATCCAAGGGTGAGCACAGAACATAAACAACCGGTGTCCTTCTGTGGGGAAACCAGAAGAGGGACTCTGTCTTCTTTTGGGGCAGCTGAGTTGGGACACTGTGAGCCCAGAGCTGCAAGTGCATCTGGGGGAAGCCTGCCTGCTCCCAAGCGCAATGAGAGAGCTGAGGCAGCTGGAGGGCAGAGGGATCCTGACAAGATG ATACAGATCTTCCTCCAGCTTAGGAAGACCTTCTCTAAGCTTTCATCCTACGCCTTGGTGGGAACAGCGAGTCCCTGGGTGCTGGGGCTGACGCTCTGTTCTTCCTATCTTTATCTTTGTCCTCCTCTGCCTGATGAGTTCCTGGAGGCGAGGACGTGGTCGGCAGTGTTAATCTCAATAGCTATTGACTTCTTCCTTGTTCTACCCCCAACTCCCCAGGCCACAGAAGGTCCAGGTGGCAGAACTCCTTGCTTACAGAAAGCCAGCTCCTTTATGCTGGGTGGTTGTGGAGAAGGCTTCAGCTGTTTCCCGGGCCAGGGCTGCTGTCTTTCTAGCAGCAGTACCAGCAG tgcTTATTCTTATTGTTTTGAAAAGAAGTGGTATTATATGGTCcacagaaaagtgagaaaagaaacaaCTAGTATCTGTAATGCTTGCCCTTCTCCAAAGATTCTTTGA